The proteins below are encoded in one region of Sminthopsis crassicaudata isolate SCR6 chromosome 1, ASM4859323v1, whole genome shotgun sequence:
- the LOC141551635 gene encoding transcription elongation factor A protein 1-like, translated as MVQNKNAAGALDLLKELQDVPMTLELLRSTKIGISVNTVRKQSTDEEVTSLAKSLVSRWKKSVSGPSKTEASKKGTCSLFPIKAKEETKASDSFIKAFPRAPSTSGSVPIKCRELLAAALRTGGDYFAIGADVEELGAQIEEAVYQELWSRDMKYQNRLRRRTANLKDAKKPNLRKNVLCGNIPPDSFARMTAVEMASEELKEMRRNLTKEAIRIHQMARTGGTQTDLFRCGKCTKKNGT; from the exons ATGGTGCAAAACAAGAACGCGGCGGGGGCACTGGATTTACTAAAGGAACTTCAAGACGTTCCCATGACTCTGGAATTATTGAGGTCCACAAAAATTGGAATATCGGTAAATACTGTGCGCAAGCAGAGCACAGATGAAGAAGTCACATCATTAGCCAAGTCTCTGGTCTCACGCTGGAAGAAGTCGGTCTCTGGGCCCTCCAAGACTGAAGCAAGCAAAAAAGGGACCTGCTCACTCTTCCCAAT CAAAGCAAAGGAAGAGACAAAGGCTTCTGATTCCTTCATTAAAGCTTTCCCCCGGGCACCAAGCACTTCAGGTTCGGTTCCAATCAAGTGCCGAGAGTTGCTTGCTGCAGCCCTCAGAACTGGAGGTGACTACTTCGCTATTGGCGCCGATGTAGAAGAACTGGGCGCTCAGATTGAGGAAGCTGTATATCAGGAGTTATGGAGCAGGGACATGAAGTATCAAAACAGGCTACGAAGGAGAACAGCAAATCTCAAGGATGCAAAGAAGCCAAACTTAAGGAAAAACGTACTGTGTGGGAACATACCTCCAGATTCCTTTGCTAGAATGACTGCAGTCGAAATGGCTAGTGAGGAACTTAAAGAGATGCGCAGAAACCTGACCAAAGAAGCTATTAGAATACATCAAATGGCCCGGACGGGTGGGACCCAAACGGACCTATTTCGATGTGGCAAATGTACCAAGAAGAACGGTACCTAG